A single genomic interval of Arthrobacter sp. NicSoilB8 harbors:
- a CDS encoding isoprenyl transferase, whose product MGRNLEKSQAKQGNGRRRTAPVVAPYPHPSGAVPPAIPAEFIPRHVAIVMDGNGRWANQRGLPRIEGHKAGEPALLDVMAGAIELGIEHVSVYAFSTENWRRSPEEVRFLMGFNKDVLRRQRNQLDDWGVRIRWSGRRPKLWGSVIRELEEAEDYTRGNSTCTLNMCVNYGGRAEIADAVSAIAEEVAQGRLKPGAITERTIQKFLDEPDLPDVDLFLRSSGEQRLSNFMLWQSAYAEFVFMDTLWPDVDRRTLWDAVEIYAQRDRRYGGAVDAAPAVGRQGT is encoded by the coding sequence TTGGGAAGGAACCTGGAGAAAAGCCAGGCAAAGCAGGGCAACGGCCGGCGGCGGACCGCCCCGGTGGTGGCCCCCTATCCGCACCCGTCCGGCGCTGTTCCGCCCGCCATCCCCGCTGAATTCATTCCGCGGCACGTGGCAATCGTCATGGACGGCAACGGACGCTGGGCCAACCAGCGCGGCCTGCCCAGGATCGAGGGGCACAAGGCGGGGGAGCCGGCCCTGCTGGACGTCATGGCCGGGGCTATCGAGCTCGGGATCGAGCACGTCAGCGTGTACGCTTTCTCCACCGAGAACTGGCGGCGGTCCCCGGAAGAAGTGCGCTTCCTTATGGGGTTCAACAAGGACGTGCTGCGCCGGCAGCGGAACCAGCTCGATGACTGGGGCGTCCGCATCCGCTGGTCCGGGCGGCGCCCGAAACTGTGGGGCTCGGTGATCCGCGAACTCGAAGAGGCCGAGGACTACACCCGGGGCAACAGCACCTGCACCCTGAACATGTGTGTGAACTACGGCGGACGCGCCGAGATCGCCGACGCCGTCTCCGCGATCGCCGAGGAAGTGGCCCAGGGCCGGCTCAAGCCCGGCGCCATCACCGAGCGGACCATCCAGAAGTTCCTGGACGAGCCCGACCTGCCGGACGTTGACCTGTTCCTGCGCAGTTCCGGCGAACAGCGGCTGTCCAACTTCATGCTGTGGCAGTCGGCCTACGCAGAGTTCGTTTTCATGGACACCCTGTGGCCGGACGTGGACCGGCGCACGCTGTGGGACGCGGTGGAGATCTATGCGCAGCGGGACCGGCGGTATGGAGGAGCGGTTGATGCCGCTCCGGCCGTCGGGCGCCAGGGCACCTAG
- the leuA gene encoding 2-isopropylmalate synthase — translation MRNAQKPSGMPVHRYIPFQDQITVELPDRTWPDKVITKAPRWCAVDLRDGNQALIDPMSPARKLKMFDLLVRMGYKEIEVGFPSASQTDFDFVRQLIEGNHIPDDVTIQVLTQAREHLIERTYESLVGAKQAIVHLYNSTSVLQRRVVFNQDEDGILDIALQGARLCKKYEETLADTHITYEYSPESFTGTELEYAIRVCNAIADVFEASADRQVIINLPATVEMATPNVYADSIEWMSRNLHPREGIILSLHPHNDRGTGVAAAELGYLAGADRIEGCLFGNGERTGNVDLVTLGLNMFVQGIDPMIDFSNIDEVRRTVEYCNQLPVAERVPYGGDLVFTAFSGSHQDAIKKGLEALEKDAAAAGKDVADYTWQVPYLPVDPKDLGRSYEAVIRVNSQSGKGGVAYLLKNEHNLDLPRRAQIEFSGVIQKQTDTVGGEVSGAQLWQVFQDEYLPSGSADTQWGRYALGSISTETGEDGAMTLTAALKIDGTQVRRTGTGNGPIAALLSILREDGVDVRVLDYSEHALSEGGSALAAAYVECAVGERVLWGVGIDANTITASLKAVISAVNRAIRDARA, via the coding sequence ATGCGAAACGCACAGAAGCCCTCAGGAATGCCGGTCCACCGCTACATCCCGTTCCAGGACCAGATCACCGTTGAACTGCCCGACCGCACCTGGCCGGACAAAGTCATCACCAAGGCCCCGCGCTGGTGCGCCGTGGACCTGCGCGACGGCAACCAGGCCCTCATCGATCCCATGAGCCCGGCCCGCAAGCTGAAGATGTTCGACCTGCTGGTCCGGATGGGCTACAAGGAGATCGAGGTCGGCTTCCCCTCGGCGTCGCAGACGGACTTCGACTTCGTCCGGCAGCTGATCGAGGGCAACCACATCCCGGATGATGTCACGATCCAGGTGCTGACCCAGGCCCGCGAACACCTGATCGAGCGGACCTACGAGTCCCTGGTCGGCGCGAAGCAGGCGATCGTCCACCTCTACAACTCCACGTCCGTCCTGCAGCGCCGCGTGGTGTTCAACCAGGACGAAGACGGCATCCTGGATATCGCCCTGCAGGGCGCCCGGCTGTGCAAGAAGTACGAGGAAACCCTCGCGGACACGCACATCACCTACGAATACTCGCCCGAGTCCTTCACCGGAACCGAGCTGGAGTACGCCATCCGCGTCTGCAACGCCATCGCCGACGTCTTCGAGGCATCCGCCGACCGGCAGGTCATCATCAACCTGCCTGCCACGGTGGAAATGGCCACCCCCAACGTCTACGCCGACTCCATCGAGTGGATGAGCCGGAACCTGCACCCGCGCGAGGGCATCATCCTCTCGCTGCACCCGCACAACGACCGCGGCACCGGCGTCGCCGCGGCCGAGCTGGGCTACCTGGCCGGCGCGGACCGGATCGAGGGCTGCCTCTTCGGCAACGGCGAGCGGACCGGCAACGTGGACCTGGTGACCCTGGGCCTGAACATGTTCGTCCAGGGCATCGATCCCATGATCGACTTCTCCAACATCGACGAAGTCCGCCGCACGGTGGAGTACTGCAACCAGCTCCCGGTCGCCGAGCGCGTGCCCTACGGCGGAGACCTCGTCTTCACCGCGTTCTCCGGCTCACACCAGGACGCCATCAAGAAGGGCCTCGAAGCCCTCGAAAAGGATGCCGCCGCCGCCGGCAAGGACGTCGCCGACTACACCTGGCAGGTCCCCTACCTGCCGGTGGACCCGAAGGACCTCGGCCGCAGCTACGAGGCCGTCATCCGGGTCAACTCGCAGTCCGGCAAGGGCGGCGTCGCCTACCTGCTGAAGAACGAGCACAACCTGGACCTGCCGCGCCGGGCCCAGATCGAATTCTCCGGCGTTATCCAGAAGCAGACCGACACGGTGGGCGGCGAGGTCAGCGGCGCTCAGCTCTGGCAGGTCTTCCAGGATGAATACCTGCCCTCCGGATCCGCCGACACCCAATGGGGGCGCTACGCTCTCGGCTCGATCAGCACGGAAACGGGCGAGGACGGCGCCATGACCCTGACCGCCGCCTTGAAGATCGACGGCACCCAGGTCCGTCGCACCGGCACCGGCAACGGCCCCATCGCCGCCCTGCTGAGTATCCTGCGCGAGGACGGCGTTGACGTCCGGGTTCTGGACTACAGCGAGCACGCCCTGTCCGAGGGCGGCAGCGCCCTGGCCGCGGCCTATGTCGAATGCGCCGTGGGGGAGCGGGTGCTTTGGGGTGTGGGAATCGACGCGAACACCATCACGGCTTCGCTCAAGGCCGTCATCTCGGCCGTGAACCGGGCCATCCGGGACGCCCGCGCCTGA
- a CDS encoding alpha/beta hydrolase — MQWQTDILGDDFQSCAFEAAGPDGVLRTATLVRHTPLNPAERPAEPAARAERAVEPAAEPVAGAAMAAETAAETGVEAGTEDQAGTPASTAPPGRAVLFLHGWSDYFFNEELAEFWTGKGFDFFALDMHNHGRSLRPGTHGGYVADLDDYDAEITAAIGIIGSLRPEGEAPQLTLMGHSTGGLIAALWADRHPGVASQLVLDSPWLEVHGSPALRRAARTMVEPFARFWPESVIRLPERAFYWRSISSAAEGEWALDDAYRPPHAFPVRAGWLSAVLSGQARVARGLNIEVPILVLISGASANGMFWKESMRRTDAVLDVNTIALRALSLGRTVTLERIDGALHDVFLSAPRVRADAYARLSRWIRAYVFD; from the coding sequence ATGCAGTGGCAGACCGACATACTGGGCGACGACTTCCAGTCGTGCGCCTTCGAGGCCGCCGGCCCTGACGGTGTGCTGCGCACTGCCACCCTAGTCCGTCATACGCCCTTGAACCCCGCGGAACGTCCGGCAGAACCCGCAGCACGCGCCGAGCGGGCGGTCGAACCCGCCGCCGAACCCGTCGCCGGGGCGGCAATGGCGGCCGAAACCGCGGCTGAAACCGGCGTAGAAGCCGGGACGGAAGATCAGGCAGGAACCCCGGCGTCAACCGCGCCGCCGGGCCGGGCCGTGCTCTTCCTGCACGGTTGGAGCGACTACTTCTTCAATGAGGAACTCGCGGAGTTCTGGACCGGCAAGGGATTCGATTTTTTCGCCCTGGACATGCACAACCACGGCCGCAGCCTCCGGCCGGGAACCCACGGCGGTTACGTCGCGGACCTGGATGACTACGACGCCGAGATTACGGCCGCGATCGGCATCATCGGCTCGCTCCGGCCGGAGGGCGAGGCACCCCAGCTGACGCTCATGGGCCACTCCACCGGCGGCCTGATCGCGGCGCTGTGGGCCGACCGGCACCCGGGGGTGGCCTCCCAGCTGGTCCTCGACAGCCCGTGGCTGGAAGTTCATGGGAGCCCGGCCCTGCGCCGCGCGGCCCGGACGATGGTGGAGCCGTTCGCGCGGTTCTGGCCAGAGTCGGTCATCCGCCTGCCGGAACGGGCCTTCTACTGGCGCAGCATCAGCAGCGCCGCGGAAGGCGAATGGGCCCTGGACGACGCCTACCGTCCGCCGCATGCCTTTCCGGTCCGCGCCGGCTGGCTCAGCGCCGTCCTCTCCGGACAGGCCAGGGTGGCCCGTGGCCTGAACATCGAGGTACCCATTCTCGTGCTGATTTCGGGGGCCAGCGCCAACGGAATGTTCTGGAAGGAGTCGATGCGCCGCACGGACGCGGTCCTTGACGTGAACACGATCGCGCTGCGGGCCCTCAGCCTGGGCCGCACGGTCACGCTGGAGCGGATTGACGGCGCCCTGCATGACGTCTTCCTCTCCGCACCCCGCGTCCGCGCCGACGCCTACGCCCGGCTGTCCCGGTGGATCAGGGCGTACGTGTTCGACTGA
- the recO gene encoding DNA repair protein RecO, with protein MVQQSFAARAYRDDAVVLRTHKLGEADRIITLLTKHHGQVRAVAKGVRRTSSRFGARLEPFMVADLQLISGRTLDVVTQAVAKGAYGSNIAADYGRYTVAAAMTETAEKLTDVDGEAGTAQYNLLVGALASLSRGDHAPELILDSYLLRALATGGWAPSFTDCARCGAPGPHTAFSAPLGGMVCADCRPPGSPAPAAETVLLLGALLTGNWSTADASASVHRREAAGLVASYLQWHLERVLKSLKHVERT; from the coding sequence GTGGTCCAACAATCCTTCGCAGCGCGCGCCTACCGTGATGACGCCGTCGTGCTTCGCACCCACAAGCTGGGCGAGGCGGACCGCATCATCACCCTGCTGACCAAGCACCACGGCCAGGTCCGTGCGGTGGCGAAGGGCGTCCGCCGCACCAGCAGCCGTTTCGGCGCCAGGCTGGAGCCGTTCATGGTGGCGGACCTCCAGCTGATTTCCGGACGCACCCTGGACGTCGTCACGCAGGCCGTGGCCAAGGGCGCCTACGGCAGCAACATCGCCGCGGACTATGGCCGATACACTGTGGCCGCCGCCATGACCGAGACGGCGGAAAAGCTCACCGACGTCGACGGCGAAGCCGGCACCGCCCAGTACAACCTCCTGGTCGGGGCACTGGCGTCGCTAAGCCGGGGCGATCACGCCCCCGAACTCATCCTGGACTCCTACCTGCTGCGCGCCCTCGCGACCGGCGGCTGGGCGCCCAGCTTCACCGACTGCGCCCGGTGCGGCGCCCCCGGCCCGCACACCGCGTTTTCCGCGCCGCTGGGCGGCATGGTCTGCGCCGACTGCCGGCCGCCGGGGTCCCCGGCGCCGGCCGCGGAAACCGTGCTCCTGCTGGGTGCCCTGCTCACCGGCAACTGGTCGACGGCGGATGCCTCCGCATCGGTTCACCGCCGGGAAGCGGCCGGCCTGGTGGCCAGCTACCTGCAGTGGCATCTGGAGCGAGTCCTGAAATCCCTCAAACATGTGGAGCGAACGTAG